A genomic segment from Janibacter sp. DB-40 encodes:
- a CDS encoding nucleotide pyrophosphatase/phosphodiesterase family protein, translating into MAHHGAQPVPLLPTTPRLDRVLPSVATSLGVPGLAKGGDRHLAPARRSVVVLVDGLGAELLARRGGHAPFLRRLLQDPQRAVRLDCGFPSTTATSMGTFGTGTLTGVHGLVGYEAYDPGTDTVFNELSWEDGPEPHRWQPHPTVFEAALGAGVAVTRIGPGYFDGSGLTNAALRGGGFVAAQSLAERVDATVTAVRAMPRSLVYLYWGDIDKVGHVHGSDSWQWGEELEEVDAQLARLAGLLPPDTSLHITADHGMVDVPLDARPDIAEEPDLDAGLRHVSGEPRCLQLHVQEGAVEDVLSAWRSRLGDDAYVIAGEEAIEAGWFGPVTDDVRPRIGDVIAAMTGSVAVVDSRRHRPLLRNLLGVHGSITADEVAIPWLELPARES; encoded by the coding sequence ATGGCCCACCACGGCGCGCAGCCCGTCCCGCTCCTGCCGACGACCCCACGTCTGGACCGTGTGCTTCCGTCCGTCGCCACGAGCCTGGGCGTCCCCGGCCTGGCGAAGGGGGGAGACCGGCACCTCGCGCCGGCCCGCCGGAGCGTGGTCGTGCTCGTCGACGGGCTCGGCGCCGAGCTGCTGGCCCGCCGGGGCGGGCACGCCCCCTTCCTCCGTCGCCTGCTGCAGGACCCGCAGCGGGCGGTCCGGCTGGACTGCGGCTTCCCCTCGACGACCGCGACGTCGATGGGCACCTTCGGGACCGGCACGCTCACCGGCGTGCACGGGCTCGTCGGCTACGAGGCCTACGACCCCGGGACCGACACCGTCTTCAACGAGCTGTCCTGGGAGGACGGCCCCGAGCCGCACCGGTGGCAGCCGCACCCCACGGTCTTCGAGGCCGCGCTCGGGGCCGGGGTCGCCGTCACCCGCATCGGGCCGGGCTACTTCGACGGCTCGGGGCTGACCAACGCGGCCCTGCGGGGTGGGGGATTCGTCGCCGCGCAGTCCCTGGCCGAGCGCGTCGACGCGACGGTCACCGCGGTCCGGGCGATGCCGCGCTCGCTCGTCTACCTCTACTGGGGCGACATCGACAAGGTCGGCCACGTCCACGGCAGCGACTCGTGGCAGTGGGGCGAGGAGCTGGAGGAGGTCGACGCGCAGCTGGCCCGGCTGGCGGGGCTGCTGCCGCCGGACACGTCGCTGCACATCACGGCCGACCACGGCATGGTCGACGTGCCCCTGGACGCCCGCCCGGACATCGCCGAGGAGCCGGACCTGGACGCCGGGCTGCGGCACGTCTCGGGCGAGCCGCGCTGCCTGCAACTGCACGTGCAGGAGGGGGCCGTCGAGGACGTGCTCTCCGCCTGGCGCTCACGCCTGGGTGACGACGCGTACGTCATCGCGGGGGAGGAGGCCATCGAGGCCGGCTGGTTCGGCCCGGTGACCGACGACGTGCGCCCGCGCATCGGTGACGTCATCGCCGCGATGACCGGGTCGGTCGCGGTCGTCGACTCCCGTCGCCACCGTCCGCTGCTGCGCAACCTGCTGGGGGTCCACGGCTCGATCACCGCCGACGAGGTCGCCATCCCGTGGCTGGAGCTCCCGGCACGGGAGTCCTGA